Proteins from a single region of Paraflavitalea devenefica:
- a CDS encoding tetratricopeptide repeat protein: MRDNPSRNDNEELRELVKQFQNLKSGRSHSFLDEEAFERIIDYFDDREDLQQALEAAELGIEQYPYSAMLLIKKADLLIATRHYHEALRILEHAELLDSNDINLYILKTDAYLALDQQEKAVQLLENALQLFEGQERIELLFELADVYDDYEEFDKIFDCLKLILEQEPNNEEALYKICFWTDFTGRNEESIRLHQQIIEEYPYSELAWFNLAAAYQGLKLYEKAIDAYKYAIVIDEKFDYAYRNMGDAYIRMRKYKDAIEVLEKVLELSRPEDVIYEAIGHCYDRMKNFAQARFYYRKASHLNVEDSKLHYKVACTYINEAQWTTAIKHLETALQIHRMQPEYNMAMGECKMQMGEFREAIQYFSNVVRQRPRNISSWEALIRCLYNGEFYEEALEQVKAAIKMTEGKPIFLFYLCGVYFALGKVKEALLQLENAMNVAPKMVKKLVQLNPAILQHQMVVDVVARYKKNKPQ, encoded by the coding sequence ATGAGAGACAATCCATCACGCAATGATAACGAGGAACTTAGGGAATTGGTAAAGCAGTTTCAAAACCTCAAATCGGGCCGCAGCCATTCCTTTCTGGATGAGGAAGCCTTTGAACGTATTATAGATTATTTTGATGACCGGGAAGACCTGCAGCAGGCATTGGAAGCCGCTGAATTAGGTATTGAGCAATATCCTTATTCGGCCATGTTGCTCATCAAAAAGGCCGACCTGCTCATCGCCACCCGGCATTACCATGAAGCATTAAGGATCCTGGAGCATGCCGAGCTGCTGGACAGCAACGATATCAACCTGTACATATTAAAGACCGATGCCTACCTGGCCCTCGATCAGCAGGAAAAAGCCGTGCAATTGCTGGAAAATGCCCTGCAGTTATTCGAAGGGCAGGAGCGTATAGAGCTGCTGTTTGAACTGGCTGATGTATACGACGATTACGAAGAATTCGATAAAATATTTGATTGCCTGAAGCTCATCCTGGAGCAGGAGCCCAATAATGAAGAGGCGCTCTATAAGATCTGTTTCTGGACCGACTTTACCGGCCGCAATGAAGAGAGCATCCGCCTGCACCAGCAGATCATTGAAGAATATCCTTACAGTGAGCTGGCCTGGTTCAACCTCGCTGCTGCCTACCAGGGTCTCAAGCTCTATGAGAAAGCCATAGATGCTTATAAATACGCCATCGTTATAGATGAGAAATTTGATTATGCATACCGCAATATGGGTGATGCATATATCAGGATGCGCAAGTATAAAGATGCCATTGAAGTACTGGAAAAAGTGCTGGAGCTTTCACGTCCGGAAGATGTCATCTACGAAGCCATCGGCCATTGTTACGACCGTATGAAGAACTTTGCACAGGCAAGGTTCTATTACCGTAAGGCATCGCACCTCAACGTAGAAGACAGCAAGCTCCATTATAAAGTAGCCTGCACCTATATCAACGAAGCCCAGTGGACCACCGCCATCAAGCACCTGGAAACAGCCCTGCAGATCCACCGCATGCAGCCGGAATACAATATGGCCATGGGAGAATGCAAAATGCAGATGGGAGAGTTCAGGGAAGCTATACAATATTTTTCCAATGTGGTGCGCCAGCGGCCCCGTAACATATCCAGTTGGGAAGCGCTTATCCGCTGCCTCTATAATGGAGAGTTCTACGAAGAGGCGCTTGAACAGGTGAAAGCGGCCATTAAAATGACAGAAGGTAAACCCATCTTCCTCTTTTACCTCTGCGGTGTTTACTTCGCATTGGGCAAGGTCAAGGAAGCCCTGCTGCAACTGGAAAACGCTATGAACGTAGCGCCCAAGATGGTTAAAAAACTCGTACAGCTCAATCCTGCTATCCTCCAGCACCAGATGGTAGTGGATGTGGTAGCCCGCTACAAGAAAAACAAACCACAGTAA
- a CDS encoding sensor histidine kinase, producing the protein MQQEIIIVIASVIIILLFMGVMFLLALLYFNNRKRTMLAEKKRLESAYTEELLKTKLEIQEETFRTISQEIHDNIGQNLTLLKLTIVTVDPQNPEQVTQSIDSCKQMVSNAIKDVRNLAHSLNPDFLDHIGLPGAIKQQLEQLEKTNSYTTSFELAGYPEKQPSQKELVLLRVVQELLNNTLKHAEATTVAIHMQYEEALLTIAVSDNGKGFDMESMPAGTTKGIGLLNIQNRVKMIGGKLTLTSAPGKGTRAMIEIPTA; encoded by the coding sequence ATGCAGCAGGAAATTATCATAGTAATCGCCTCCGTGATCATTATCTTATTGTTCATGGGCGTCATGTTTTTACTGGCGCTCCTGTATTTTAATAATAGGAAACGGACCATGCTGGCCGAAAAAAAGCGCCTGGAGTCCGCCTATACAGAAGAGCTTCTTAAAACAAAGCTGGAAATACAGGAAGAGACTTTCCGCACGATCAGCCAGGAGATCCATGATAATATCGGGCAAAACCTCACCCTCCTGAAGCTTACGATTGTTACGGTAGACCCGCAAAACCCTGAGCAGGTAACCCAGTCCATTGACAGTTGCAAACAAATGGTGAGCAATGCTATTAAAGATGTGCGAAACCTGGCACATAGCCTCAACCCCGATTTTCTTGATCATATAGGATTGCCGGGCGCCATTAAGCAACAACTGGAACAACTGGAGAAAACAAACAGTTATACAACGTCCTTTGAGCTGGCAGGCTACCCGGAAAAGCAGCCTTCACAAAAAGAGCTGGTCTTGCTGCGGGTGGTGCAGGAACTGCTGAATAATACGTTGAAACATGCGGAAGCTACCACCGTAGCCATTCACATGCAGTATGAAGAGGCGCTTTTGACGATCGCTGTATCCGATAATGGTAAGGGCTTTGATATGGAAAGTATGCCGGCCGGTACTACCAAAGGGATCGGCCTGCTCAATATACAAAACCGGGTGAAGATGATCGGCGGAAAGCTGACCCTTACCTCCGCTCCCGGAAAAGGTACCCGCGCCATGATAGAAATTCCGACCGCTTAA
- the yidC gene encoding membrane protein insertase YidC, whose protein sequence is MNMDRNTIIGFVLLAGLLFVYLFISTRNSHELQSQRQHYEDSVARVQRGLDSVAAIAKKDTTIKAIFGNDSIAQRNQGVENLVTVENEVIKITFTNKGGQPGKVQLKNYKSFDSSLVVLNGTSFDKISYPVNAGPNLPAQVSDLYFNVGQVVKNADNSQTITFQLPLPTGTLVHKFTLRPNDYLVDWNVQIGGADKLLSQGAFNLTWQSRPMRHESDVKYERLQTNICFYSDNDFDYIMSKTEKKFEKPVQWVGVSQQFFNTTLSAKNANAFTAGEIRWSRHGDSDTTGKIADVTTTLQAKLPLGADALFPMQLYFGPNDYRILRNQPVPEMDKVINLGRDMYAFVRPINKYIVMPVFNFFNSFIGSMGMVILLLTLFIRLATSPLMYPGYLTSAKMKILKPDIAKLKEKYPDQQQFAMEQMKFLREAGVNQFAGCLPSLLQIPIFFALYSFFNSNISLRGEEFLWAKNLASYDILFQFPFEIWGLGNHISLFTLTACITSFLISFYNMSSTPDQGNPALKYMPYIFPFILLFVFNKLPAALTWYYTVSNIITLILQFVIQNYIINHDKLVGKIEAARKKPKTKSKWAERLEQMQEQQKKMQEAKTKQQGKK, encoded by the coding sequence ATGAACATGGATCGCAATACGATCATTGGCTTTGTTTTATTGGCAGGGCTACTATTTGTTTACCTGTTTATCTCTACCAGGAACTCTCATGAGTTGCAGTCTCAGCGGCAACATTATGAAGATTCTGTTGCCAGGGTACAAAGGGGGTTGGATTCTGTGGCTGCCATAGCTAAGAAGGATACTACCATCAAAGCTATTTTTGGTAATGATTCCATTGCCCAGCGCAATCAGGGCGTGGAAAACCTGGTAACTGTAGAGAATGAGGTCATAAAGATCACCTTTACCAATAAAGGCGGCCAACCCGGTAAAGTACAGCTCAAGAACTACAAATCATTCGACAGCAGCCTGGTGGTACTCAATGGTACTTCCTTTGATAAGATCTCCTATCCCGTCAATGCAGGTCCTAATCTCCCTGCGCAGGTATCTGATCTTTATTTCAATGTGGGGCAGGTAGTAAAAAATGCTGATAATAGCCAAACGATAACCTTCCAGTTGCCGCTCCCCACAGGTACATTGGTACATAAATTCACGCTCAGGCCCAACGATTACCTCGTTGACTGGAATGTACAGATCGGCGGTGCCGACAAATTGCTGTCGCAAGGTGCTTTCAACCTTACCTGGCAGTCGCGCCCGATGCGTCATGAGAGTGATGTGAAATATGAGCGCCTGCAAACCAATATCTGTTTTTACAGCGACAATGATTTCGACTACATCATGTCAAAAACAGAAAAGAAATTTGAGAAGCCGGTGCAATGGGTGGGCGTATCCCAGCAGTTCTTTAATACTACGCTGTCTGCTAAGAATGCTAATGCTTTTACAGCAGGAGAGATAAGGTGGTCAAGGCATGGCGATAGCGATACGACTGGTAAAATTGCTGATGTAACCACTACTTTACAGGCAAAGCTGCCATTAGGGGCTGATGCCCTTTTCCCGATGCAACTCTATTTCGGTCCCAATGACTACCGCATCCTGAGAAATCAGCCGGTGCCGGAAATGGATAAGGTCATCAACCTCGGCCGGGACATGTATGCCTTTGTACGCCCCATTAACAAATACATTGTAATGCCGGTGTTCAACTTCTTCAACAGCTTCATAGGCAGCATGGGTATGGTTATCCTGTTACTCACCCTCTTCATCAGGTTGGCTACTTCACCATTAATGTATCCCGGCTACCTTACCAGCGCTAAAATGAAGATCTTAAAGCCTGATATAGCCAAGCTGAAAGAGAAATACCCCGATCAGCAGCAGTTTGCCATGGAGCAAATGAAATTCCTCCGGGAAGCAGGTGTGAACCAGTTTGCCGGCTGCTTACCCAGCTTATTGCAGATCCCCATCTTCTTCGCCTTGTATAGTTTCTTTAACTCCAACATCTCCCTGCGCGGTGAAGAGTTCCTGTGGGCAAAGAACCTGGCTTCTTATGACATATTATTCCAGTTCCCTTTTGAGATATGGGGCTTAGGCAATCACATCAGTTTATTTACGCTGACTGCCTGTATCACCAGCTTCCTGATCTCGTTCTATAACATGTCTTCAACACCCGATCAGGGCAACCCGGCTTTGAAGTACATGCCTTATATCTTCCCTTTCATCCTCTTGTTTGTATTCAATAAGTTGCCGGCGGCCTTAACCTGGTACTATACCGTGTCCAACATCATTACGCTCATCCTGCAGTTTGTGATACAGAACTACATCATTAACCATGATAAACTGGTAGGTAAGATTGAAGCGGCCCGTAAGAAGCCCAAAACAAAGTCCAAATGGGCCGAACGCCTGGAGCAAATGCAGGAACAGCAAAAGAAGATGCAGGAAGCGAAGACCAAGCAACAAGGGAAGAAGTAA
- the purL gene encoding phosphoribosylformylglycinamidine synthase subunit PurL: MEITVKTAQQLRLTPEEFELIKQKLGRTPNFNELCAFSGMWSEHCSYKNSIKWLKTLPREGKKMLVKAGEENAGLMDIGDGYGVVFKIESHNHPSAIEPFQGAATGVGGIHRDIFTMGARPVASLNSLRFGNLKDAKTQHLLSGVVHGIGHYGNCFGVPTVGGEIYFEGRYHTNPLVNAMSVGIVKNGETISATAEGIGNPVFFVGSATGKDGIGGASFASADITAESTQELPAVQVGDPFQEKKLLEACLEVIQTGAVVGMQDMGAAGIICSTAEMSAKGGVGMRIDLDKVPTRQANMKTWELLLSESQERMLMVVEKGKEELVKKVFEKWDLPCSNIGEVTGDGILKFYMHGELEAELPAEELVLGGGAPQYTREYKEPAYLEKIKAFDAAAIEVPADLKAVAEELVTIPNIASKRWVYVQYDSMVGAGNASTNQPSDAAIVIGKPTGKGLALTTDCNSRYVFADPYKGAMIAVAEASRNIVCSGGQPLGVTNCLNFGNPYDPEIYYQFVHAIKGMGEACRKFDTPVTGGNVSFYNQNPDGAVYPTPTIGMVGLLDSVNDKMTMYFKEEGDVIFLVGEARGDINSSEYLHKIKGVEFSPAPHFDLEEEFALQQKIAALIKAGILQSAHDVSEGGLFITLLESCFHSNLGVDVVATDSDIRKDGYWFGEAQSRVVVSVKPAQVAALRKLLGDYPFQELGFVTNGSIEIDGMNWGNIITWKEKYDTAIENLLADTESEQALSAL; this comes from the coding sequence ATGGAAATAACAGTAAAAACGGCGCAGCAGTTACGCCTTACTCCCGAAGAATTTGAGCTGATCAAACAGAAACTTGGACGTACACCCAACTTCAACGAACTCTGTGCCTTCAGTGGCATGTGGAGCGAACACTGTAGTTACAAGAACTCCATCAAATGGTTAAAAACACTGCCCCGTGAAGGCAAAAAAATGCTCGTAAAGGCCGGTGAAGAAAATGCCGGTCTTATGGACATTGGCGACGGCTACGGCGTAGTATTTAAAATAGAATCCCACAATCACCCCTCTGCCATCGAACCCTTCCAGGGTGCGGCTACCGGGGTGGGAGGTATTCACCGCGATATCTTTACCATGGGCGCCCGTCCTGTGGCATCTCTCAACTCCCTCCGTTTTGGCAACCTGAAAGATGCCAAAACCCAACACCTGCTCAGTGGCGTAGTACATGGCATTGGCCATTATGGCAACTGCTTTGGCGTACCTACTGTAGGCGGCGAGATCTACTTTGAAGGCCGCTACCATACCAATCCGCTCGTGAATGCCATGAGCGTAGGTATTGTAAAGAACGGTGAAACCATCTCCGCTACTGCTGAAGGCATTGGTAACCCCGTATTCTTTGTAGGTTCAGCCACCGGTAAAGACGGTATCGGAGGCGCTTCCTTCGCTTCTGCCGATATTACTGCGGAGAGTACCCAGGAACTGCCAGCCGTGCAGGTGGGCGATCCCTTCCAGGAAAAGAAACTGCTGGAAGCCTGTCTCGAAGTAATACAAACCGGCGCTGTAGTAGGTATGCAGGACATGGGTGCTGCCGGCATCATCTGTTCTACGGCCGAAATGAGCGCCAAGGGTGGTGTAGGTATGCGCATTGACCTTGATAAAGTGCCTACCCGTCAGGCCAACATGAAAACATGGGAGCTGCTCCTGAGCGAAAGCCAGGAACGCATGCTCATGGTGGTGGAAAAAGGAAAAGAAGAGCTGGTAAAGAAAGTATTTGAAAAGTGGGACCTTCCCTGCTCCAACATCGGTGAAGTGACCGGCGACGGTATCCTGAAATTCTACATGCATGGTGAACTGGAAGCAGAACTGCCGGCTGAAGAACTCGTACTCGGTGGCGGCGCTCCCCAATACACCCGCGAATACAAAGAACCTGCTTACCTCGAAAAGATCAAAGCATTTGATGCAGCAGCCATCGAAGTGCCTGCAGATCTTAAAGCGGTGGCAGAAGAACTCGTTACCATTCCCAACATCGCTTCCAAGCGTTGGGTATATGTACAATACGATAGCATGGTAGGCGCCGGCAATGCTTCTACCAACCAGCCAAGCGATGCGGCCATTGTTATTGGTAAACCTACCGGTAAAGGATTGGCCTTAACCACCGATTGTAACAGCCGGTATGTATTTGCCGATCCTTACAAAGGGGCTATGATCGCTGTGGCCGAAGCTTCCCGGAACATCGTATGCAGTGGCGGTCAGCCATTGGGTGTTACCAACTGTCTCAACTTCGGTAATCCTTACGATCCGGAGATATACTACCAGTTCGTACATGCCATCAAAGGTATGGGCGAAGCCTGCCGCAAATTCGATACACCGGTAACAGGTGGTAACGTAAGCTTCTACAACCAGAACCCTGATGGCGCGGTATATCCTACACCAACCATTGGTATGGTGGGACTGTTAGATAGCGTAAATGATAAAATGACCATGTACTTCAAAGAGGAAGGCGATGTCATCTTCCTGGTAGGCGAGGCGCGTGGCGACATCAACTCTTCTGAATACCTGCATAAAATAAAAGGAGTAGAATTCAGCCCTGCTCCGCACTTTGACCTGGAAGAAGAATTTGCCCTGCAGCAAAAAATAGCTGCCCTCATCAAGGCCGGCATCCTGCAATCGGCCCACGATGTCAGTGAAGGTGGTTTATTCATCACCTTGCTCGAATCCTGCTTCCACAGCAACCTGGGGGTAGATGTAGTGGCCACTGATAGCGATATCCGTAAAGACGGTTACTGGTTTGGCGAGGCCCAGAGCAGGGTAGTGGTGAGTGTAAAACCGGCACAGGTAGCAGCCTTGCGTAAATTGCTGGGCGATTATCCTTTCCAGGAATTGGGTTTTGTAACCAATGGTTCCATTGAAATAGATGGTATGAACTGGGGCAACATCATCACCTGGAAAGAAAAATACGATACCGCCATCGAAAACCTGCTGGCAGACACTGAATCTGAACAGGCGCTGAGCGCGTTATAA
- a CDS encoding CTP synthase, with translation MAKYIFVTGGVTSSLGKGIIAASLAKLLQARGLRVTIQKFDPYINVDPGTLNPYEHGECYVTEDGAETDLDLGHYERFLNIFTTQANNVTTGRIYQTVINKEREGAFLGKTVQVIPHITDEIKRRMLLLGKNNEYDVIITELGGTVGDIESLPFIEALRQLQWELPEEDTVVVHLTLIPYLKAAKELKTKPTQHSVKMLSQEGVHPDIIVCRTERPLSPDLRRKIALFCNVKQEAVIEAADAPTIYEVPLAMMREKLDLICMKKLNIGLQNEPDLHRWKEFLDKLKYPKSQVTIGLIGKYIELQDAYKSILEAFVHAGAINECKVQVVNVHSEFITDDNVAEKLANLDGLLVAPGFGHRGVEGKIIAVKYARENNLPFFGICLGMQMSVIEYARDVLGLKNAHSTEMDLQTPDPVIDLMEEQKKITAKGGTMRLGSYTCQTLEGSLARRIYGKENITERHRHRWEFNNQYLTRFEEAGMVASGKNPESGLVEIVELPRHPFFIGVQYHPELKSTVENPHPLFVHFIKAAKEYADQKNAVKNPLLQSEMI, from the coding sequence ATGGCCAAGTACATTTTTGTTACGGGAGGCGTAACTTCTTCATTGGGTAAAGGGATCATTGCCGCATCATTAGCCAAGCTATTGCAGGCAAGAGGATTAAGGGTCACCATTCAGAAATTTGATCCCTACATCAACGTAGACCCCGGTACACTCAATCCCTACGAGCATGGGGAATGTTATGTAACCGAAGATGGGGCAGAAACTGACCTTGACCTGGGTCACTATGAGCGTTTCCTGAACATCTTTACCACACAGGCCAATAACGTTACCACCGGCCGTATTTACCAGACAGTCATCAACAAGGAACGGGAAGGGGCCTTCCTCGGGAAAACCGTGCAGGTCATCCCCCACATTACTGATGAGATCAAACGCAGGATGCTGCTGCTGGGTAAAAACAATGAATACGATGTCATCATCACTGAACTGGGTGGAACGGTAGGGGATATCGAGAGCCTGCCCTTCATAGAGGCCCTGCGTCAGTTACAGTGGGAGCTTCCGGAAGAAGATACGGTAGTGGTACACCTCACCCTCATCCCTTACTTAAAAGCTGCTAAAGAGCTGAAAACCAAGCCAACACAGCACAGCGTGAAAATGCTGAGCCAGGAAGGCGTCCATCCCGATATCATCGTTTGCAGAACAGAAAGGCCCCTCTCGCCCGACCTGCGCCGTAAAATAGCGCTCTTCTGTAATGTGAAGCAGGAAGCCGTGATAGAGGCAGCCGATGCGCCTACCATCTATGAAGTGCCGCTGGCCATGATGCGGGAAAAGCTGGACCTCATCTGTATGAAAAAGCTCAACATCGGCCTGCAGAATGAGCCCGATCTTCACCGCTGGAAAGAATTCCTCGACAAACTGAAATACCCCAAGAGCCAGGTGACCATTGGCCTTATTGGTAAATACATAGAGCTGCAGGATGCCTACAAATCCATCCTTGAAGCATTTGTGCATGCCGGCGCCATCAATGAATGTAAAGTACAGGTTGTCAACGTACACAGTGAGTTTATCACCGATGATAACGTAGCAGAAAAGCTGGCTAACCTGGATGGTTTGCTCGTGGCACCTGGTTTTGGCCACCGGGGTGTGGAAGGTAAGATCATTGCCGTTAAATATGCCCGGGAAAACAACCTGCCTTTCTTCGGTATCTGCCTTGGTATGCAGATGTCGGTGATCGAATATGCCCGCGACGTGCTCGGATTAAAAAATGCCCATTCCACTGAAATGGACCTCCAAACGCCCGATCCGGTCATTGACCTCATGGAAGAACAGAAGAAGATCACCGCCAAAGGAGGCACCATGCGGCTCGGTTCCTATACCTGCCAAACACTCGAAGGCAGCCTTGCCCGCCGTATCTATGGTAAGGAAAACATCACAGAGCGTCACAGGCATCGCTGGGAGTTTAATAACCAATACCTTACGCGCTTTGAAGAGGCCGGTATGGTAGCCAGCGGTAAGAACCCGGAGAGCGGCCTGGTAGAGATCGTTGAACTGCCCAGGCATCCTTTCTTCATTGGGGTTCAATACCATCCTGAATTAAAGAGTACGGTGGAGAATCCGCATCCTTTATTCGTACACTTTATAAAGGCCGCCAAAGAATACGCCGATCAGAAAAATGCAGTCAAAAACCCTTTGCTGCAAAGTGAAATGATATAG
- a CDS encoding phosphosulfolactate synthase — MNFNLTQIPDRNLKPRTNGITMVMDKGLSIPEVHNFLSVSGPHVDIVKLGFGTSFVTPNLREKIQVYQSYNIPIYFGGTLFEAFLVRNQFNDYIAVCKDYGIEYMEVSDGSITIPHAEKCGYIEKLTKHGTILSEVGSKDAAHIIPPYKWIELMRAELNAGATYVIAEAREAGNVGIYRGSGEVREGLVQEILTQIPGEKILWEAPQKAQQLYFIELLGCNVNLGNIAPTEMISLEAMRIGLRGDTFDLFLNKEEA; from the coding sequence ATGAATTTCAACCTCACACAGATTCCTGATAGAAACCTTAAGCCCCGTACCAACGGCATTACCATGGTAATGGATAAAGGCCTCAGTATTCCTGAAGTACATAATTTCCTGAGCGTGTCAGGGCCACATGTAGATATCGTAAAACTGGGATTTGGGACTTCCTTCGTAACGCCCAACCTGCGTGAGAAAATACAAGTTTATCAATCGTATAATATACCCATCTATTTCGGCGGTACCTTATTTGAAGCATTCCTGGTGCGCAACCAGTTCAATGACTACATTGCCGTTTGCAAGGACTATGGCATAGAGTACATGGAAGTAAGTGATGGGTCCATCACCATTCCCCATGCAGAAAAATGTGGCTACATCGAAAAGCTTACCAAGCATGGCACCATCCTCAGTGAAGTAGGCAGCAAAGATGCTGCACACATCATCCCACCTTATAAATGGATCGAGCTCATGCGGGCCGAACTCAATGCCGGTGCTACTTATGTTATTGCCGAAGCCCGTGAGGCCGGTAATGTGGGTATCTACCGTGGCAGTGGTGAAGTGCGGGAAGGCCTTGTACAGGAAATACTCACCCAGATCCCCGGTGAGAAAATACTGTGGGAAGCGCCGCAGAAAGCCCAGCAATTATATTTTATTGAGCTCCTGGGATGCAATGTGAACCTTGGTAACATTGCGCCTACTGAAATGATCTCCCTCGAAGCCATGCGGATTGGCCTCAGGGGCGATACATTCGATTTATTCCTCAACAAAGAAGAAGCCTGA
- the rfaD gene encoding ADP-glyceromanno-heptose 6-epimerase, which translates to MDHSSKKIVVTGAAGFIGSCLVGFLNEKGFNNLIVVDEFERQDKYPNLQGKQFTEKVDRDQFFQWLDKQSQPVDFIFHIGARTDTTEFDYSVHERLNVEYSKKVWNYCVQHQVPLVYASSAATYGAGELGYNDDHEVPYKLKPLNPYGVSKNEFDKWALQQPAQPPCWAGLKFFNVYGPNEYHKARMASVIWHSFNQIGKDGVVKLFKSHRPDFKDGQQLRDFVYVKDVLKVCYWLMGQAINNNWKPGANGLYNLGTGKARSFEDLVKATFAGLDKASNIQYIDMPEDIRDKYQYFTEANMSKLINAGYSEHFYSLEQGVDDYVRNYLAPRKYY; encoded by the coding sequence ATGGATCACTCAAGTAAAAAGATAGTAGTAACGGGTGCGGCAGGATTCATCGGCAGTTGCCTGGTAGGTTTTCTCAACGAAAAAGGGTTCAACAACCTCATCGTAGTAGACGAATTTGAGCGGCAGGATAAATATCCGAACCTGCAAGGCAAGCAGTTTACAGAGAAGGTAGACCGGGACCAGTTCTTCCAATGGCTGGACAAACAATCCCAACCGGTTGACTTCATCTTTCACATAGGCGCCCGTACAGATACCACGGAGTTTGATTATTCCGTACATGAGCGCCTCAATGTGGAATATTCCAAAAAAGTATGGAACTACTGCGTGCAGCACCAGGTGCCACTGGTATATGCATCTTCTGCAGCGACCTATGGCGCCGGTGAACTGGGATACAATGATGACCATGAAGTACCGTACAAGCTCAAGCCACTGAACCCTTATGGGGTATCAAAAAATGAGTTTGACAAATGGGCTTTGCAGCAGCCCGCACAACCGCCCTGCTGGGCCGGGCTCAAATTCTTTAATGTATACGGCCCCAATGAATACCACAAGGCACGTATGGCCAGCGTAATCTGGCATTCATTCAACCAGATCGGGAAAGATGGTGTAGTGAAACTGTTCAAGTCCCATCGTCCCGATTTCAAAGACGGCCAGCAATTACGTGATTTTGTGTATGTGAAGGATGTGCTCAAAGTATGTTACTGGTTAATGGGACAAGCCATCAATAACAACTGGAAGCCAGGCGCCAATGGTTTATACAACCTCGGTACCGGTAAAGCCCGGAGTTTTGAAGACCTCGTGAAAGCTACTTTTGCAGGGCTGGACAAAGCATCCAATATCCAGTACATCGACATGCCGGAGGACATCCGTGATAAATACCAATACTTCACAGAGGCCAATATGAGCAAACTCATTAATGCCGGCTATTCCGAACATTTCTATTCACTGGAACAAGGCGTGGACGACTATGTACGCAATTACCTGGCGCCCAGAAAGTATTACTGA
- the proC gene encoding pyrroline-5-carboxylate reductase: protein MSKKIAIIGGGNLGTAIAEGLINSGFSKPEHILITKRNVKTLQPLQQKGVFISDDNAEAVRFADLIILAVKPFQVDDVVGKLKDILDPAKHVLISVVTGITIQHLLKAAGKKVPVIRAMPNTAIAIQESMTCMAAHEVSSELVNYTEDLFNQLGRVVWIDEKLMDAATVLGACGTAYAMRYIRANIQGGIEIGFDAATATLIAAQTVKGAAELLLKKGSHPEQEIDKVTTPKGCTIAGLNEMEHQGFSSSLIKGIVASYDKIAKD, encoded by the coding sequence ATGAGCAAAAAGATCGCCATCATTGGCGGAGGCAACTTAGGCACTGCGATCGCAGAAGGATTGATCAACAGCGGGTTCTCCAAACCTGAACATATACTCATTACCAAGCGTAATGTAAAAACACTGCAACCCTTGCAGCAGAAAGGCGTATTCATCAGTGATGATAATGCAGAAGCTGTCCGCTTTGCCGACCTGATCATACTGGCTGTAAAGCCCTTCCAGGTAGATGATGTGGTAGGCAAACTGAAAGATATCCTCGACCCCGCAAAGCATGTACTGATCTCTGTGGTAACGGGTATTACCATTCAGCACCTGCTCAAGGCTGCCGGAAAGAAAGTGCCGGTCATCCGGGCTATGCCCAATACGGCCATTGCGATTCAGGAAAGCATGACCTGCATGGCAGCGCATGAAGTGAGCAGCGAGCTGGTGAATTATACCGAAGACCTGTTCAATCAACTGGGCAGGGTAGTGTGGATAGATGAAAAGCTGATGGATGCGGCTACCGTATTAGGCGCTTGTGGTACAGCCTATGCCATGCGTTATATCCGTGCCAACATACAGGGGGGGATAGAAATTGGCTTTGATGCTGCTACTGCTACGCTCATTGCTGCACAAACCGTTAAAGGCGCTGCAGAACTATTATTGAAAAAAGGATCGCACCCCGAGCAGGAAATTGATAAAGTAACCACGCCGAAGGGATGCACCATTGCTGGTCTCAATGAAATGGAACACCAGGGATTCAGCTCTTCGCTCATCAAGGGCATCGTTGCCAGCTACGATAAGATCGCTAAGGATTAA